The following proteins are co-located in the Anoplopoma fimbria isolate UVic2021 breed Golden Eagle Sablefish chromosome 18, Afim_UVic_2022, whole genome shotgun sequence genome:
- the LOC129106845 gene encoding NACHT, LRR and PYD domains-containing protein 3-like: MESDKRVLLSTLEDLIAEELKKFHWYLQQVLLDGLPAIPVSRLENADRTDTVDQMVKTYGTNSVKVAVMALKKMQMNDLVEKLSNMISESTEIIANCQRKLKSNLKKKFQCIFETVIKAGNKKLLKQIYTELYITEGGTAEVNMEHEVRQIETASRKADRPETTIRQEDIFKASPGREEPIRTVMTKGVAGIGKTVLTQKFTLDWAEDKANQDIEFTFPFTFRELNVLKEKKFSLVELVHHFFSETKEAGICRFEEFPVVFIFDGLDECRLPLDFHNNEILTDVTESTSVDVLLTNLIRGKLLPSARLWITTRPAAANQIPPECVCMVTEVRGFTDPQKEEYFRKRFRDKKQASMIISHIKTSRSLHIMCHIPVFCWITATVLEEVLKTREGGELPKNMTEMYIHFLVVQSKLKKVKYDGGAETDPHWSPESREMTESLGKLAFDQLQKGNLIFYESDLTECGIDIRAASVYSGVFTQIFREESGLYQDKVFCFIHLSFQEFLAALHVHLTFINSGVNLMADTSWTGWLWSSLWSKVLRDEPGLMHLYQSAVDKALQSPNGHLDLFLRFLLGLSLQTNQSLLRGLLTQTGSSSQTNQETVQYIKKKIDEDLSAEKSINLFHCLNELNDGSLVEEIQQSLRSRRLSTDELSPAQWSALVFILLSSEEDLDVFDLKKYSASEEALLRLLPVVKASNNALLSDCDLSERSCEALSSVLSSQSSSLRELDLSNNDLQDSGVKLLSAGLKSPHCELETLSLSGCQVTGEGCSFLASALSSNPSHLRELDLSYNHPGDSGRKLLSAGLKDPDWRLETLSMDHEGEHRLNPGMRKYFCELTLVPNTANKKLKLSDHNRKVTWVRKEQKYHDHPDRFDYWEQLLCSTGLTGRCYWEVEWEGQVHVAVSYRGIRRRGNGYDSRFGGNDQSWILYCSDNGYSFWHNNRRTDLPLSSCSSVSNTVAVYLDCPAGTLSFFHISSNKRIHLYTFNTTFTERLYPGFGFLRLGSSVILSPG, encoded by the exons AGATTATTGCCAACTGTCAACGTAAACTCAAATCTAACCTGAAGAAGAAGTTCCAGTGTATATTCGAGACGGTCATAAAAGCAGGAAATAAGAAACTCCTGAAGCAGATCTACACAGAGCTCTAcatcacagagggagggactgCAGAGGTCAACATGGAACATGAGGTCAGACAGATTGAAACAGCATCCAGGAAAGCAGACAGACCAGAAACAACCATCAGACAAGAAGACATCTTTAAAGCCTCACCTGGAAGAGAGGAACCAATCAGAACAGTGATGACAAAGGGAGTGGCTGGCATTGGGAAAACAGTCTTAACACAGAAGTTCACTCTGGACTGGGCTGAAGACAAAGCCAACCAGGACATAGAGTTCACATTTCCATTCACCTTCAGAGAGCTGAAtgtgctgaaagagaaaaaattcAGCTTAGTGGAACTTGTTCATCACTTCTTCTCTGAAACCAAAgaagcaggaatctgcaggtttGAAGAGTTCCCGGTTGTGTTCATCTTTGACGGTCTGGATGAGTGTCGACTTCCTCTGGACTTCCACAACAATGAGATCCTGACTGATGtcacagagtccacctcagtggatgtgctgctgacaaacctcatcagggggaaactgcttCCCTCTGCTCGCCTCTGGATAACCACACgacctgcagcagccaatcagatccctcctgagtgtgtttgcatggtgacagaggtcagagggttcACTGACCCCCAGAAGGAGGAGTACTTCAGGAAGAGATTCAGAGATAAGAAGCAGGCCAGCATGATCATCTCCCACATCAAGACCTCACGAAGCCTCCACATCATGTGTCACATCCCAGTCTTCTGCTGGATCACTGCTACAGTTCTGGAGGAGGTGTTGAagaccagagagggaggagagctgccCAAGAACATGACTGAGATGTACATCCACTTCCTGGTGGTTCAGTCCAAACTGAAGAAGGTCAAGTatgatggaggagctgagacAGATCCACACTGGAgtccagagagcagagagatgacTGAGTCTCTGGGAAAACTGGCTTTTGATCAGCTGCAGAAAGGAAACCTGATCTTCTATGAATCCGACCTGACAGAGTGTGGCATCGATATCAGAGCAGCCTCAGTGTACTCAGGAGTGTTCACACAGATCTTTAGAGAGGAGAGTGGATTGTACCAGGACAAGGTGTTCTGCTTCATCCATCTGAGTTTTCAGGAGTTTCTGGCTGCTCTTCATGTCCATCTGACCTTCATCAACTCTGGTGTCAACCTGATGGCAGACACATCGTGGACTGGATGGTTGTGGTCCTCCTTGTGGTCAAAAGTCCTCAGAGACGAACCTGGACTAATGCATCTCTACCAGAGTGCTGTGGACAAGGCCTTACAGAGTCCAAATGGACACCTGGACTTGTTCCTCCGCTTCCTCCTGGGTCTTTCACTGCAGACCAATCAGAGTCTCCTACGAGGTCTGctgacacaaacaggaagtagctCACAGACCAATCAGGAAACAGTCCAGTACATCAAGAAGAAGATCGACGAGGatctctctgcagagaaaagcatcaatctGTTCCACTGTCTGAATGAGCTGAATGATGGTTCTCTAGTGGAGGAGATCCAACAGTCCCTGAGATCAAGACGTCTCTCCACAGATGAACTGTCTCCTGCTCAGTGGTCAGCTCTGGTCTTCATCTTACTGTCATCAGAAGAAGATCTGGACGTGTTTGACCTGAAGAAATACTCTGCTTCAGAGGAGGCTCTTCTGAGGCTGCTGCCAGTGGTCAAAGCCTCCAACAATGCTCT GCTGAGTGACTGTgacctctcagagagaagctgtgaagctctgtcctcagtcctcagctcccagtcctctagtctgagagagctggacctgagtaacaacgacctgcaggattcaggagtgaagctgctgtctgctggactgaagagtccacactgtgaactggaaactctcag TCTGTCAGGTTGTCAGGTCACAGGTGAAGGCTGTTCTTTTCTGGCTTCAGCTCTGagctccaacccctcccatctgagagagctggacctgagctacaatcatccaggagactcaggaaggaagctgctgtctgctggactgaaGGATCCAGACTGgagactggaaactctcag TATGGACCATGAAGGAGAGCACAGACTGAACCCTGGCATGAGGAAGT aCTTCTGTGAACTCACATTGGTCccaaacacagcaaacaaaaaactcaaactGTCCGACCACAACAGGAAGGTCACATGGGTGAGAAAGGAGCAGAAATACCACGATCATCCAGACAGATTTGACTACTGGGAGCAGCTGCTGTGTAGCACTGGTCTGACTGGTCGCTGTtactgggaggtggagtggGAAGGACAGGTTCATGTGGCAGTGAGTTACAGGGGAAtcagaaggagaggaaatgggTATGACTCCAGGTTTGGAGGGAATGATCAGTCGTGGATTCTCTACTGCTCTGATAATGGTTACTCATTCTGGCACAATAACAGACGAACagacctccctctctcctcctgctcctccgtCTCTAACACAGTAGCAGTGTACCTGGACTGTCCTGCTGGCACTCTGTCCTTCTTCCACATCTCTTCAAACAAACGGATCCACCTCTACACCTTCAACACCACATTCACAGAACGTCTTTATCCTGGGTTTGGGTTCTTGAGGCTTGGTTCCTCTGTGATTCTGTCGCCCGGATGA
- the LOC129106846 gene encoding transcription factor E2F1-like isoform X1 encodes MLRCVVSRCPNRTVPVNRAVCSRPGRRFFGFPREPGRARVWLAALRETEQQDSAEHHVICEDHFLPEDVTANGVAGDAIPIMPPYLDGPLGQLSSWGAESSEEEEQWVTGDCEEEEEEDEEEEEEEEEEEEEEEEDESGDDAPSSPDQPQQNPGGGLENPPEAGRTERTGSSLQLRKQSNQSKRFSRHDGSLGLLTLRFLELLLAAPDGALDLRDVAAILRTSRRRVYDIIHVLNGFDFIQKESTNWVKWIGKTPISCFLRRNLQTFQKELENLKQVEDQLDGLLKSCSQQLFDITDNVENSASAYVTLEDIRRLRSVQQQTVIVIKAPEETKLDIAPPQEGSIQVHLRGGRGPIMVLTCEMGSGDTATSDPGFFQTLEESRVRTTRLHTAEASGQSA; translated from the exons ATGTTGAGGTGTGTGGTCTCCCGGTGTCCGAACCGCACGGTGCCGGTGAACCGGGCCGTCTGCAGCCGGCCGGGGAGGAGGTTCTTCGGCTTCCCCAGAGAGCCGGGCCGGGCCCGG GTGTGGCTGGCGGCGCTGAGGGAGACGGAGCAGCAGGACTCCGCCGAGCACCACGTCATCTGTGAAGACCACTTCCTGCCAGAGGACGTCACCGCCAACGGGGTCGCCGGGGACGCCATTCCCATCATGCCCCCTTACCTGGACGGGCCGCTGGGCCAGCTGAGCTCCTGGGGGGCCGAGTCCTCCGAGGAAGAGGAGCAGTGGGTCACCGGAgactgtgaggaggaggaggaggaggatgaagaagaagaagaagaagaagaagaagaagaagaagaagaagaagaggatgaaagtGGAGATGATGCTCCTTCTTCACCAGATCAACCACAGCAG AATCCAGGTGGAGGTCTGGAGAATCCTCCAGAGGCCGGGAGGACGGAGAGGACCGG TTCTTCCCTGCAACTGAGGAAACAATCCAACCAGTCCAAGAGATTCAGCAGGCATG ACGGCTCTCTGGGTCTGCTGACTCTGCGTttcctggagctgctgctggcgGCTCCAGACGGCGCCCTGGACCTCCGGGACGTCGCCGCCATCCTGCGGACCAGCAGACGGCGAGTCTACGACATCATACACGTCCTGAACGGGTTCGACTTCATCCAGAAGGAGTCAACCAACTGGGTCAAGTGGAT AGGAAAGACTCCGATCTCCTGCTTTCTGAGGAGGAACCTGCAGACGTTCCAGAAGGAGCTGGAGAACCTGAAGCAGGTGGAGGACCAGCTGGACGGCCTCCTCAAAAGCTGCTCCCAGCAGCTCTTTGACATTACAGACAACGTGGAGAACTCTGC GTCGGCCTACGTGACCCTCGAGGACATCAGACGGCTCAGATCCGTCCAGCAGCAGACGGTCATCGTCATCAAAGCTCCGGAGGAAACCAAGCTGGACATTGCTCCTCCTcaagag GGCAGCATCCAGGTCCATctgaggggggggaggggtcCCATCATGGTGCTGACCTGTGAGATGGGGTCAGGAGACACCGCGACCTCTGACCCCGGCTTCTTTCAGACCCTGGAGGAGAGCCGGGTCAGGACCACCAGACTGCACACAG CAGAGGCTTCAGGTCAGAGTGCGTAG
- the LOC129106846 gene encoding transcription factor E2F1-like isoform X2 — protein sequence MLRCVVSRCPNRTVPVNRAVCSRPGRRFFGFPREPGRARVWLAALRETEQQDSAEHHVICEDHFLPEDVTANGVAGDAIPIMPPYLDGPLGQLSSWGAESSEEEEQWVTGDCEEEEEEDEEEEEEEEEEEEEEEEDESGDDAPSSPDQPQQNPGGGLENPPEAGRTERTGSSLQLRKQSNQSKRFSRHDGSLGLLTLRFLELLLAAPDGALDLRDVAAILRTSRRRVYDIIHVLNGFDFIQKESTNWVKWIGKTPISCFLRRNLQTFQKELENLKQVEDQLDGLLKSCSQQLFDITDNVENSASAYVTLEDIRRLRSVQQQTVIVIKAPEETKLDIAPPQEGSIQVHLRGGRGPIMVLTCEMGSGDTATSDPGFFQTLEESRVRTTRLHTEASGQSA from the exons ATGTTGAGGTGTGTGGTCTCCCGGTGTCCGAACCGCACGGTGCCGGTGAACCGGGCCGTCTGCAGCCGGCCGGGGAGGAGGTTCTTCGGCTTCCCCAGAGAGCCGGGCCGGGCCCGG GTGTGGCTGGCGGCGCTGAGGGAGACGGAGCAGCAGGACTCCGCCGAGCACCACGTCATCTGTGAAGACCACTTCCTGCCAGAGGACGTCACCGCCAACGGGGTCGCCGGGGACGCCATTCCCATCATGCCCCCTTACCTGGACGGGCCGCTGGGCCAGCTGAGCTCCTGGGGGGCCGAGTCCTCCGAGGAAGAGGAGCAGTGGGTCACCGGAgactgtgaggaggaggaggaggaggatgaagaagaagaagaagaagaagaagaagaagaagaagaagaagaagaggatgaaagtGGAGATGATGCTCCTTCTTCACCAGATCAACCACAGCAG AATCCAGGTGGAGGTCTGGAGAATCCTCCAGAGGCCGGGAGGACGGAGAGGACCGG TTCTTCCCTGCAACTGAGGAAACAATCCAACCAGTCCAAGAGATTCAGCAGGCATG ACGGCTCTCTGGGTCTGCTGACTCTGCGTttcctggagctgctgctggcgGCTCCAGACGGCGCCCTGGACCTCCGGGACGTCGCCGCCATCCTGCGGACCAGCAGACGGCGAGTCTACGACATCATACACGTCCTGAACGGGTTCGACTTCATCCAGAAGGAGTCAACCAACTGGGTCAAGTGGAT AGGAAAGACTCCGATCTCCTGCTTTCTGAGGAGGAACCTGCAGACGTTCCAGAAGGAGCTGGAGAACCTGAAGCAGGTGGAGGACCAGCTGGACGGCCTCCTCAAAAGCTGCTCCCAGCAGCTCTTTGACATTACAGACAACGTGGAGAACTCTGC GTCGGCCTACGTGACCCTCGAGGACATCAGACGGCTCAGATCCGTCCAGCAGCAGACGGTCATCGTCATCAAAGCTCCGGAGGAAACCAAGCTGGACATTGCTCCTCCTcaagag GGCAGCATCCAGGTCCATctgaggggggggaggggtcCCATCATGGTGCTGACCTGTGAGATGGGGTCAGGAGACACCGCGACCTCTGACCCCGGCTTCTTTCAGACCCTGGAGGAGAGCCGGGTCAGGACCACCAGACTGCACACAG AGGCTTCAGGTCAGAGTGCGTAG